From a single Emys orbicularis isolate rEmyOrb1 chromosome 21 unlocalized genomic scaffold, rEmyOrb1.hap1 SUPER_21_unloc_8, whole genome shotgun sequence genomic region:
- the CCDC97 gene encoding coiled-coil domain-containing protein 97 isoform X1: protein MLTAVANSPLPVRSQQKDEPDLTAEEKLAILRALYRDKPVVFLERFRRALRVEHLGCFAHLAARYEVRFYCDEVRRAARSKAGHTRVRNKRYAALQQLIKGGEYFSDEQMRAREPLLYEQYIGQYLSDEELLALGSQALAGPCSLSGVLLDSYQEQVLQLRLHIQQEQEEACMEEEEDDEGEESSSASDAWVPDTEEKAFLREEFTSRMHQRFLDGKDGDFDYSEVDENPEFDNLDIVSRDEEERYFDGEEEAEEMEAE, encoded by the exons ATGCTGACGGCCGTGGCCAACAGCCCGCTGCCGGTGCGCAGCCAGCAGAAGGATGAGCCGGATCTGACGGCGGAGGAGAAGCTGGCCATCCTGCGGGCGCTGTACCGGGACAAGCCCGTGGTCTTCCTGGAGCGCTTCCGGCGGGCCCTGCGCGTCGAGCACCTGGGCTGCTTCGCCCACCTGGCCGCCCGCTACGAAGTGCGCTTCTACTGCGACGAGGTGCGCCGGGCCGCCCGCAGCAAGGCCGGCCACACGCGGGTGCGCAACAAGAGGTACGCCGCCCTGCAGCAGCTCATCAAAG GGGGAGAGTATTTCAGCGACGAGCAGATGCGGGCGCGGGAGCCCCTGCTGTACGAGCAGTACATCGGGCAGTACCTGAGCGACGAGGAGCTGCTGGCCCTGGGCAGCCAGGCCCTGGCCGGCCCCTGCTCCCTCTCCGGCGTCCTGCTCGACTCCTACCAGGAGCAGGTGCTCCAGCTGCGGCTGCACattcagcaggagcaggaggaagcctgcatggaggaggaggaggatgacgaag gcGAGGAGTCCAGCTCGGCCTCAGACGCCTGGGTCCCCGACACGGAGGAGAAGGCCTTCCTGCGTGAGGAGTTCACCAGCCGCATGCACCAGCGCTTCCTGGACGGCAAGGACGGTGACTTCGATTACAG CGAGGTGGACGAGAACCCGGAGTTCGACAACCTGGACATTGTGTCGCGGGACGAGGAGGAGCGTTACTTCGAcggcgaggaggaggcggaggagatggaggcggagtag
- the CCDC97 gene encoding coiled-coil domain-containing protein 97 isoform X2, whose translation MLTAVANSPLPVRSQQKDEPDLTAEEKLAILRALYRDKPVVFLERFRRALRVEHLGCFAHLAARYEVRFYCDEVRRAARSKAGHTRVRNKRYAALQQLIKGGEYFSDEQMRAREPLLYEQYIGQYLSDEELLALGSQALAGPCSLSGVLLDSYQEQVLQLRLHIQQEQEEACMEEEEDDEGQYSSSASDAWVPDTEEKAFLREEFTSRMHQRFLDGKDGDFDYSEVDENPEFDNLDIVSRDEEERYFDGEEEAEEMEAE comes from the exons ATGCTGACGGCCGTGGCCAACAGCCCGCTGCCGGTGCGCAGCCAGCAGAAGGATGAGCCGGATCTGACGGCGGAGGAGAAGCTGGCCATCCTGCGGGCGCTGTACCGGGACAAGCCCGTGGTCTTCCTGGAGCGCTTCCGGCGGGCCCTGCGCGTCGAGCACCTGGGCTGCTTCGCCCACCTGGCCGCCCGCTACGAAGTGCGCTTCTACTGCGACGAGGTGCGCCGGGCCGCCCGCAGCAAGGCCGGCCACACGCGGGTGCGCAACAAGAGGTACGCCGCCCTGCAGCAGCTCATCAAAG GGGGAGAGTATTTCAGCGACGAGCAGATGCGGGCGCGGGAGCCCCTGCTGTACGAGCAGTACATCGGGCAGTACCTGAGCGACGAGGAGCTGCTGGCCCTGGGCAGCCAGGCCCTGGCCGGCCCCTGCTCCCTCTCCGGCGTCCTGCTCGACTCCTACCAGGAGCAGGTGCTCCAGCTGCGGCTGCACattcagcaggagcaggaggaagcctgcatggaggaggaggaggatgacgaagGTCAGTAT TCCAGCTCGGCCTCAGACGCCTGGGTCCCCGACACGGAGGAGAAGGCCTTCCTGCGTGAGGAGTTCACCAGCCGCATGCACCAGCGCTTCCTGGACGGCAAGGACGGTGACTTCGATTACAG CGAGGTGGACGAGAACCCGGAGTTCGACAACCTGGACATTGTGTCGCGGGACGAGGAGGAGCGTTACTTCGAcggcgaggaggaggcggaggagatggaggcggagtag